CGGCACCACCGGACGCACCGACCTGCTCGGCGATGACCACACCAAGGAGTTGACGCACGCACAGTTCCACTCCGTGCGCCGGCTGGCCGCCGAACTGCCCGACGACGTGCAGGTCTATCCCACCCACGGATTCGGCAGCTTCTGCTCGGCCACCCCATCCAGCGGTGACTCGTCGACCATCGCCGAGCAACGGTCCAACAACCCGGCACTGACCAACGACGAACAGACCTTCGTCGACGAACTCATTGCAGGCTTGTCGGCATACCCCGCCTACTACGCGCACATGGGCGTCATCAACGCCGAAGGCCCACAACCGGTCGACCTGTCCATGCCCGCACCGGTCGACGCCGGCGAGATCCGCCGGCGGATCGATTCGGGTGAATGGGTGGTCGACCTGCGCAACCGAACGGCATTCGCCGCGGGCCACCTCTCAGGCAGCATGGGATTCGAACTGTCCGGCCAGTTCGTCACCTACCTCGGCTGGCTCTACGCCTGGGGTACGCCGCTGACCCTGATCGCTGAGCGGCCCGAGGACATCCTCGAAGCGCGCCGCGAACTGGCCAGGATCGGTGTCGACAACCTCACCGGATCAGCGGTGGGCGACGTGGACACCCTCGCCGACGGTACGGCGCTGAACTCCTACCGGGTCGCCGACTTCGCCGACCTGCGCGAGACGATCGGGGCAGACGGTCTCACGGTCCTCGACGTGCGGCAGACCAACGAATTCGACGAAGCCCACATCCCCGGCGCGCTCAACATCCCCCTGCACGAGCTGCTGTCGCGCCGCGGCGAGGTCCCTGACGGACAGGTGTGGGTCCACTGCGGGTCCGGGTATCGCGCCTCGATCGCCGCCTCGATGCTCGACAAGCCCAGCCGCACAGTCGTGCTCATTGATGATGCGTTCGACAACGCCAAAGAGCAGGAACTGGTCGGCGCCGCATAGGCGGCGCCGCGTCGTCCCGACCGTTGCTCCATCGAACTCTTGTGAGGAACCCCGTCGTGTCAGTCACTCGCCGCTCGCGCGCGCTCCTGGCGGCCGCGGTTGCCATCGTCATAATCGCCGCCGGAGGTGTCGGGGTCTGGGCGTGGACACGCAGCGACACCCCGGTGCCGGTCGCCACTCCGTCTCCGCCGTCGACCACACCGGCGACGGTCACGTTCCGTCCGGCGGCCAACGCCGCCGATGTCGACCCCCTCGGCGACGTCAGGGTCCAGGCCAGCGACGGCACGCTTGCCAGTGTGTCGATGGTCAACGACAGCAACGTCGCGGTTCCTGGCGTGATCACCCCCGATGACCTGCTGTGGAAACCCACCGTTGCGCTCGGTTACGGCCGCACCTACACGGTGACTGTTCAGGCCCGCGGCGTCGGCGGCACACCGGTGACTCGCACGTCGAGATTCACCACGTTGACGCCGAGCAACCAGACCAAGGTGTCCCTGACGACCACCTCCGGGGCGGCGATCACCGCCGGGGGCACGTACGGGGTCGGTACCGTCGTGGTCGCGCACTTCGACGAGCCGATCGCCGATCGCGCCGCGGCGCAGCGCCGCTTGTCTGTCACGACCGCGCCGACGGTTCAGGGCTCGTGGTACTGGATTGACGACCAGAACGCCCATTGGCGCCCGGAGCGTTACTACACCCCCGGCACCACCGTGGGGGTCGCGGCGAACGTGTACGGAGCAGCTCTCGGTGATGGCCTCTACGGCCAGGAAGACACGCGGGTGTCGTTCCGGATTGGTGACTCCCACGTCTCCGTCGCCGATGATGCCACCAAACAGATCAGCGTCTACCAGAACGGTCAGCTGGTCCGCACCATCCCGACCTCGATGGGCATGGGCGGCACTGAATCGGTGGCAGGACAGGAGTTTTCGTTCTGGACCCAACCCGGGGTTTACACCGTGATGGACAAGGCCAATCCCGTGATCATGGACTCCTCCACCTACGGGCTGCCGATCAATTCGCGCCTCGGTTACAAGGAAACCATCCCGTATGCCGTGCGGCTGTCCAACGACGGCATCTACGTCCACCAACTGGAGAGCACGGTGTGGGCACAGGGCAACACCAACGTCTCCCACGGCTGCCTCAACGTCAACGCCGACAACGCTCAGTGGTTCTACGACTTCGCCCAACCCGGAGATGTCTTCGAGGTGCGCAACACCGGCGGGCAACCGTTGCAGGTATGGCAGAACGGGGACTGGAGCCTGCCCTGGGACCAGTGGCTTGCCGGCAGTGCATTGACCTGACACGCGATAGCGATGAAGCGATGGGAAGTGATCGGATGGGCGCGATAACTGTGGGGATCATCCAGGCGGGCCGTCGTGTGGGGTAGTGAGGCGACGCTGCTGCTGTGGGCCGCCGCAGGCGAGCCACCCGGTCTGCTGCCCGCACGCCAACAGATGGCCGTATCACTGGGCTGGCACATTGTGCTGGCCAGCTTCGGGGTGGCATTTCCCACCATCATCTATGTGATGCATCGGCGCGGCATCGTCCGCAACGATCCGGTCGCGCTGGGCTTGGCGCGGCGCTGGGCCAAGGTGTCCGCCGTCCTCTTCGCGATCGGAGCGGTATCGGGCACCGTGCTGAGCTTCGAGATGGGCCTGCTGTGGCCCGGCCTGATGGGCCGTTTCGGCGACGTCCTCGGCCTGCCCTTCGCCTTCGAGGGGTTGTCCTTCTTCGTCGAAGCGATCTTCCTGGGGATCTACCTCTACGGTTGGGATCGCATGCCACCGCGGCGCCACCTGGCCATGCTCATCCCGATGGGCATCTCGGGGGTGGTCGGCACCTTCTGCGTCATCTCGGTCAACGCGTGGATGAACCACCCCGCCGGATTCACCATCCGCGACGGCCACGTCGTCGACGTCAACCCCTGGGCGGCGATGTTCAACAGCGGAGTGTGGCTGCAGTTCCTGCACATGTGGGTGGCGGCCTTCATGGTCGTCGGCCTCACAGTATCCGGGGTGTACGCGTTCGGGCTGCTGCGCGGCCGGACCGATACCCATCACAAGCTCGGATTCACCGTGCCGTTTTCGTTCGCCGCGGTCGCCGCGGTCGCCCAACCGTTCATTGGGCACGTGCTCGGCATGCGGATCCATGACACCCAGCCGGCCAAGCTCGCGGCGTTCGAACTGGCTCAGACCACTGAGGGACCCGCGCCGCTGCGCCTGGGGGGTGTGCTCATCGACGGCGAGGTGCGTTGGGCGCTGACCATCCCCAGACTGGGGTCCCTCATTGCTCGCAACTCCTGGGACGCACCCGTCCCGGGCCTGGAGGACATCCCTCGATCGGAGTGGCCGCCGGTCAACATCACGCACCTGGCGTTCCAGTCGATGGTGGGCATTGGCACCCTCCTGGCCGCTGTGGCGGTGGTGTACTGGCTGGCCCGTTGGCGCGGATACGACTTGCTCGGCAACCGGTGGTTCCTCCGCGTGTCGGTCCTCACCGGGCCGCTGGCCATCGTGGCTGTCGAATCCGGGTGGATCGCCACCGAGGTCGGCCGCCAGCCCTGGACGGTGTGGCAGGTGCTGCGCACCGTCGATGCCGCCAGCCAGAGCAGCGGTCTGTGGTGGAGTTACATCACGGTTTTGGTCGTCTACCTGGGGATGACGGTCGGTGCGGTCGTGGTACTGCGGTCGATGGCCCAACGGTGGCGGGCCGGTGAAGTCGACCTACCCAGCCCGTACGGACCTCCGCGCACGGAGACGGTGCCGTGACGCTGGCCACCGTGGTCGCGATGGCGATGTTCCTCGGCGTGATCATCTACGCGCTGCTGGGGGGTGCTGACTTCGGTTCCGGCTTCTACGACCTGACCGCCGGCAACGCGCGCAGCGGCGCAGAAATTCGCACCCTCGTCGACCACAGCATCGGACCGGTGTGGGAAGCCAACCACGTGTGGCTGATCTACATCTTGGTGATCTGGTGGACGGGGTTTCCCGCGACTTTCGCTGCCGCCACTACCACGTTGTTTATCCCGTTGGCGTTGGCGCTGGCTGGAATCGTGTTGCGAGGGGCTAGTTTTGCGTTCCGGAAGTACTCGGCGACAATGTCGCAGGCCCGGTTGTTCGGTGCGATCTTCGCCGGTTCGTCGCTGATCGCTCCCTTTTTCCTCGGTACGGTCGCCGGGGCGATCGCCTCGGGTCGCGTCCCGGCAGACGGTTACGGCGACCGCGTCGGCTCGTGGCTTAACCCGACGTCGTTGGTTGGGGGGTGTCTGGCCGTCGCCACTTGCGTGTTCCTCGCCGGGGTGTTCCTGACCGCCGACGCCGACCGCGCCGGCCACAGCGATCTGGCCGACAGTCTGCGACTGCGGACCCTCGCCGTGGCCGCTCTCACCGGCGTGATCGTCTTCGCTGGGCTCTACCCCGTCACGCACGACGCTCCCACTCTCGCCGCCGGGCTGCGTAGCCACGCCTTCCCGTTGCTCGTGCTCGCACTTGTCGCAGGGGTGAGCGCGGTGATCCTCGTTTTCCGCCGTCGCTACGCGATCGCCCGGGTAGCCAGCGCAGCGGCAGTCGGGTCAGTGATCACCGGGTGGGGCGTTGGTCAATACCCGTGGCTGCTCGTCGACGAAGTCACGATCGGCGACGCCGCTGGAGCTGACGCCACGCTGGCCGGGTTGCTGGTGGTCGTTGCCCTCGCCGCCGTCATCGTGCTGCCGGCCCTGGGCTACTTGCTCTACCTCACCCAAACCGAAGAGTGGTCGCGCAGCTAAGGCTTTAGAGAGCTCTCCAGCGAGAGCGAAACTGATTACAGCGCCGAACCCGCTACGGGAAGGGTGACGAGGAACAAAGCGAACAGAAACCAGCCCGCACCCTGCCAGATCGGCCACGTTCCTTCAGCACGCCACACCTGATACGTGCGAATGAACGCCCCAAGGCCGCCCACGAACAACACGGCCGGCACCAGGACGCCAGCCGTCACTACCTTGGTAAAGGCGTAGACCATCAGTGCCAAGCCCGCCACAGCGATCACCGAGACGGCGTAGCGGACAGCGGCGCGGAACACGACGGGATCGCGCCAGCGTTTCTCAACGTCGTTGGTCATGCTCTCTGAATGCCCGCATATCGGGAGACGAAAACGGACAGTCCCCTCAGCTACAGCGATTAAGAGAAGCGATGTCGCGCCGCACTCGACCCATTCATCGTCGTGGTCACCCCGTTCGCATTCATTGGACACTCACGAAAACATGTCGCCGCCGACGAAGGGCAACCGGCGTAGCAGCTCACCAACGCCCCGCGCCCACAGAGGTAGGGGCATTGCGTTGACGATTCTTCCGATATCCACTGGTAAACGGGTTTCACGCAGAAACGGTCGAAAATGAAAGCAAGGGCAGATGTTTCGCATCGCAAACGACGAAGCCGTCCAAACACTTAGAAAGGAGTGAATGTGCCGACGTCGAGTACCCGGGCGCCGCGTGGGCACCCGGGGTCGTCAGCGACTAGATTTGCCGTCCCGCCGCCGGGCCCGGAAGTTCGGATAGCCGCCGGGGGCGCACACAGCCAGCGGACAGGCGCCCAACTCGGCCGGGACTCGCACAACCGTCTGGTTCTAGGATTCGACATTTAGATGGCAACACCCGGCCGATATTTCAATGGCAATGCCGCGTCGCACCTGGTCGATGCACGGACAAATGACACGCAATTTGGCAACCTACAGCCGTGTCCGGACGGCCCGGCGAGGTCGCTGATACTGGTTTCGTGTCGGTTGGCGCGGTGGTGGCTCAGGTCGGTGAGGTGCTGGGCCGCGCGCACTCACTGTTCGGCGACCCGCCGGCCTCCGGGCAAGGACCCGCCGCGGGCTCGGTGATGAAGCTCTCGGGCGCCGGGGACCTGGTGCGCTCCGGGCAGGCCCAGATGGCACCACTGTCGGGGCAGCTGGCCACCAACTACTCCACCTTCGCCGGCGGCGCGGGCCCGGCCTTGGACACCCTGGCCGGCAACGACCGGGCACTGAGCACCCAGCTCGACGACGCCGCCCGCTCCGATCGCACCGGCCGCACCAGCTCCGGCGGCGTGGTCAACGGCGCCGCCGCAGACACCAACGGACTGGCCCCGTTCACCAACACCCCCGCCGGCCAGAAAGCACTACTGGTCGCCCTGCGCCAGCGCGTCGCCCAACAACAACAAGTCGTCCAGGCATACAAAACCCGCGACGCGCAGATGGCGGCGATGCTGCGGTCGATGGCCTACGGCGGTGGGGGCGCAGGAAGCGGCTCACCATTCGGCGGCGGCTCAGGCCTGTCGATGCCACAAATGGGGTCGCCGCTGAGTGGACTTCAGGGGCTCTCTGGGTTGTCTGGACTTGGCGGCAGCGGCACCCGCCTGCTGTCGAGCACGCGACCGGGGGGCCGCGGCCCGCTGGGAGCCTTGGATGCCGGAAGCATTGTCGCCAGAGCTATCCAGGGCCAGCTGCCACCAGGCAAGGCTCCCGAGAACGGGCTGCAGAAGTTCTCCGTGCTCACCAATCGCGCTGTCTCGGCGGCGTTTCCGCAGATCCGGGAAATAGGCGGCGTGCGCGCCGACTCGTTGAAGTGGCACCCCAACGGGCTCGCTCTGGATGTGATGATTCCCAATTGGAATACCCCGCAGGGAAAGGCCCTGGGGGATGAAGTGCTGTCGTTTGTGATGGCCAACAAAGAGGCACTCGGCGTCGACCACGCGATCTGGCGGCAAGCGACGTATTACGGCCCCGGGGGCGGTGAACCGATGGGAGGCCGCGGCGGCGCCACCGCGAACCATTTCGATCACGTGCACATCGCGACCAAGGGCGGCGGCTACGTGCGCACGTAACGGGTAGCAGCCTGCGCGGTGCCACCAGCTTCCGGATTTTGTGTCTGGGGGGTTGGTCTGGGTCGCTGATACTGGTTTCGTGTCGGTTGGCGCGGTGGTGGCTCAGGTCGGTGAGGTGCTGGGCCGCGCGTATTCGCTGTTCGGTGATCCACCGGCCTCCGGGCAAGGCCCGGCTGCGGGCTCGGTCATCAAGCTCTCCGGCGCCAGGGAACTGGTGGGCACGTCGCAGGCGCAGATGGCGCCGTTGTCGGGGCAGCTGGCCACCAACTACTCCACCTTCGCCGGCGGCGCGGGCCCGGCCTTGGACACCCTGGCCGGCAACGACCGGGCACTGAGCACCCAGCTCGACGACGCCGCCCGCTCCGATCGCACCGGCCGCACCAGCTCCGGCGGCGTGGTCAACGGCGCCGCCGCAGACACCAACGGACTGGCCCCGTTCACCAACA
This region of Mycolicibacterium gilvum genomic DNA includes:
- a CDS encoding MBL fold metallo-hydrolase, encoding MNVTIIETSGLGDRSYLVSDGDVATVIDPQRDIDRVLDLAQEKNVSITHVLETHIHNDYVTGGLELARTVGAEYVVSAEDDVAFDRRPVADGDIIDAGPFRFQVLHTPGHTHTHVSYVLQNTGGEPVGVFTGGSMLHGTTGRTDLLGDDHTKELTHAQFHSVRRLAAELPDDVQVYPTHGFGSFCSATPSSGDSSTIAEQRSNNPALTNDEQTFVDELIAGLSAYPAYYAHMGVINAEGPQPVDLSMPAPVDAGEIRRRIDSGEWVVDLRNRTAFAAGHLSGSMGFELSGQFVTYLGWLYAWGTPLTLIAERPEDILEARRELARIGVDNLTGSAVGDVDTLADGTALNSYRVADFADLRETIGADGLTVLDVRQTNEFDEAHIPGALNIPLHELLSRRGEVPDGQVWVHCGSGYRASIAASMLDKPSRTVVLIDDAFDNAKEQELVGAA
- a CDS encoding L,D-transpeptidase, coding for MPVATPSPPSTTPATVTFRPAANAADVDPLGDVRVQASDGTLASVSMVNDSNVAVPGVITPDDLLWKPTVALGYGRTYTVTVQARGVGGTPVTRTSRFTTLTPSNQTKVSLTTTSGAAITAGGTYGVGTVVVAHFDEPIADRAAAQRRLSVTTAPTVQGSWYWIDDQNAHWRPERYYTPGTTVGVAANVYGAALGDGLYGQEDTRVSFRIGDSHVSVADDATKQISVYQNGQLVRTIPTSMGMGGTESVAGQEFSFWTQPGVYTVMDKANPVIMDSSTYGLPINSRLGYKETIPYAVRLSNDGIYVHQLESTVWAQGNTNVSHGCLNVNADNAQWFYDFAQPGDVFEVRNTGGQPLQVWQNGDWSLPWDQWLAGSALT
- a CDS encoding cytochrome ubiquinol oxidase subunit I — its product is MWGSEATLLLWAAAGEPPGLLPARQQMAVSLGWHIVLASFGVAFPTIIYVMHRRGIVRNDPVALGLARRWAKVSAVLFAIGAVSGTVLSFEMGLLWPGLMGRFGDVLGLPFAFEGLSFFVEAIFLGIYLYGWDRMPPRRHLAMLIPMGISGVVGTFCVISVNAWMNHPAGFTIRDGHVVDVNPWAAMFNSGVWLQFLHMWVAAFMVVGLTVSGVYAFGLLRGRTDTHHKLGFTVPFSFAAVAAVAQPFIGHVLGMRIHDTQPAKLAAFELAQTTEGPAPLRLGGVLIDGEVRWALTIPRLGSLIARNSWDAPVPGLEDIPRSEWPPVNITHLAFQSMVGIGTLLAAVAVVYWLARWRGYDLLGNRWFLRVSVLTGPLAIVAVESGWIATEVGRQPWTVWQVLRTVDAASQSSGLWWSYITVLVVYLGMTVGAVVVLRSMAQRWRAGEVDLPSPYGPPRTETVP
- a CDS encoding cytochrome d ubiquinol oxidase subunit II; the encoded protein is MTLATVVAMAMFLGVIIYALLGGADFGSGFYDLTAGNARSGAEIRTLVDHSIGPVWEANHVWLIYILVIWWTGFPATFAAATTTLFIPLALALAGIVLRGASFAFRKYSATMSQARLFGAIFAGSSLIAPFFLGTVAGAIASGRVPADGYGDRVGSWLNPTSLVGGCLAVATCVFLAGVFLTADADRAGHSDLADSLRLRTLAVAALTGVIVFAGLYPVTHDAPTLAAGLRSHAFPLLVLALVAGVSAVILVFRRRYAIARVASAAAVGSVITGWGVGQYPWLLVDEVTIGDAAGADATLAGLLVVVALAAVIVLPALGYLLYLTQTEEWSRS